CTAGTGACAAATTTCCTAAAGATATTCCAAATATAGAAGAACGTCTAAAAAGCAGGTTTCTTCAAGGTTTGCTTGTAGATATTGAGCCACCAGGTTTTGAAGATCGTGTTGCAATTATTGAAACAAAAGCAAATTTAATAGGTTTAAAAATAAACCAAGAAATTTCGTTTCTTATTGCAACACATGCAAAAACAAATGTTAGAGAAATTCAAGGCTTGCTAAAAGATCTACTTATGAACCAACATATGACAGGAAGAAGTCCTACTCTTGAATCTGTAACAACAATATTAAAACGACGTTTTCCAATCGTAAATCTTGAGTCAACAATTGATACAACCGCAATTCAAAAAGTTGTATCTAATCATTTTCAAATAAAAATGTCTGATTTGATGGGACAAAGTCGTCAACAAAAGTTTGTTATTGCTCGCCACATTGCCATGTATCTTTCTAAAGAAATTATTGGTCTTCAAATTGTAGCTATCGCAAATGCATTTGGAAAAAAAGACCACACCACAGTTTTACACGCAATGTCAAAGGTAAAAGAATTATTAGAAAAAGATGATGAATTTAGAGGCAATTTTATTCAAATAAAAAGAAAAATAAATCAATTAATGCAATCGAATTAAATAATTTTTACGTACTTTCCAGATGCAGCCCTATATATTCTATCAAAAATAGCATCAATGTTTTCTATGTTTGTTTGATTTAAATTTGGCAGCAAAATAAATTGCGCATTTTCTGTGCTTTCAGCTTGTCTTAAATAATTAAACAAGTTTCTACTCGCTTCTAAAAAACTGCCTGACACTGATAAATCAAAATATTTTAAACTCTGCGTTTTTAAATTTTTATTTTTTGCATAAAAATCAATCAAAACAGATTTTGATAAATAATGACTTAAAAATTCTTCATATTTTAATTTCTCTTCATCGCTATCTAATAAAATAAATGACTCAATCAAAGGAGAATAATGGGTGAGCAATTGCCCAGGTGAATCCATTAAATGATTATCCATTTTATTATCATAAACTTTTTTAATAACTTTTACTTCAACATTTATCCCTTTTGCTTTTAGTGTCTTCGTAATTTGTAAAGAACTAATTGCTCCTGGTCTTAAAAGTAAAATTTCATTGTCTTCAGTAATTTTTAAAATAGTTGATTCAATTCCGATATCACACATTAAACC
This region of Spirobacillus cienkowskii genomic DNA includes:
- a CDS encoding L-threonylcarbamoyladenylate synthase; protein product: MAIIVSLTDQSLERCAKALKEGNLVAFPTETVYGLGGNALDKNALEKIFLAKGRPKSDPLIVHVSSLSQVESLTDMTSFQRQCFDIIGSEYWPGPLTLILKASHLVPSLVTAGKDSVAIRIPSGKTAQKLLKLVNIPIAAPSANSFGHVSPTHAQHVAADLGHIQDLIVLDDGLMCDIGIESTILKITEDNEILLLRPGAISSLQITKTLKAKGINVEVKVIKKVYDNKMDNHLMDSPGQLLTHYSPLIESFILLDSDEEKLKYEEFLSHYLSKSVLIDFYAKNKNLKTQSLKYFDLSVSGSFLEASRNLFNYLRQAESTENAQFILLPNLNQTNIENIDAIFDRIYRAASGKYVKII